One genomic region from Streptomyces sp. NBC_00457 encodes:
- a CDS encoding alpha-amylase: MAPVTPAQASPPGTKDVTAVMFEWNFASVARECASTLGPAGYGYVQVSPPAEHIQGAQWWTSYQPVSYKIAGRLGDRAAFQNMVGACHAAGVKVVVDTVINHMSAGSGTGTGGSSYTKYTYPGLYSSPDFDDCTGQITNYQDRWNVQHCELVGLADLDTGESYVRGAIAGYMNDLLSLGVDGFRIDAAKHMPAADLANIKSRLSNPSVYWKQEVIHGSGEAVQPTEYTGNGDVQEFRYAYDLKRVFNNENLAYLKNYGEGWGYMSSGVSGVFVDNHDTERNGSTLNYKDGANYTLANVFMLAWPYGAPDINSGYEFTDTDAGPPNGGAVGACWQDGWKCQHNWPEIKSMVAFRNATRGESVTNWWDNGADAIAFGRGSKGYVAINHESGSLSRTYQTSLPAGTYCDVQSRTTVTVNSGGQFTATLGANTALAIYAGKSSC; encoded by the coding sequence ATGGCCCCCGTGACCCCCGCGCAGGCCTCCCCGCCCGGCACCAAGGATGTCACCGCGGTGATGTTCGAGTGGAACTTCGCCTCGGTCGCCAGGGAGTGCGCCAGCACCCTCGGCCCCGCCGGCTACGGCTACGTCCAGGTCTCCCCGCCCGCCGAGCACATACAGGGGGCGCAGTGGTGGACGTCGTACCAGCCTGTCAGCTACAAGATCGCCGGTCGGCTCGGTGACCGCGCTGCCTTCCAGAACATGGTCGGCGCCTGCCACGCGGCCGGGGTGAAGGTCGTCGTCGACACGGTCATCAACCACATGTCGGCGGGCAGCGGCACCGGCACCGGTGGCTCGTCGTACACGAAGTACACCTACCCCGGCCTGTACTCGTCCCCCGACTTCGACGACTGCACCGGGCAGATCACCAACTACCAGGACCGCTGGAACGTCCAGCACTGCGAACTGGTGGGCCTCGCCGACCTGGACACCGGGGAGTCCTACGTCCGCGGCGCGATCGCCGGCTACATGAACGACCTGCTGTCGCTCGGCGTCGACGGCTTCCGCATCGACGCGGCCAAGCACATGCCGGCCGCCGACCTCGCCAATATCAAGTCCCGGCTGAGCAACCCGTCGGTGTACTGGAAGCAGGAGGTCATCCACGGCAGCGGAGAAGCCGTGCAGCCGACGGAGTACACCGGAAACGGGGACGTCCAGGAGTTCCGCTACGCCTACGACCTCAAGCGCGTGTTCAACAACGAGAACCTCGCCTATCTGAAGAACTACGGCGAGGGCTGGGGCTATATGAGCAGCGGTGTCTCCGGTGTCTTCGTCGACAACCACGACACCGAGCGCAACGGCAGCACGCTGAACTACAAGGACGGCGCCAACTACACGCTGGCCAACGTCTTCATGCTGGCCTGGCCCTACGGCGCCCCCGACATCAACTCCGGCTACGAGTTCACCGACACGGACGCGGGTCCGCCGAACGGCGGTGCGGTGGGCGCCTGTTGGCAGGACGGCTGGAAGTGTCAGCACAACTGGCCCGAGATCAAGTCGATGGTGGCCTTCCGCAACGCCACCCGCGGTGAATCCGTCACCAACTGGTGGGACAACGGCGCCGACGCGATCGCCTTCGGGCGGGGGAGCAAGGGCTACGTCGCCATCAACCACGAGTCGGGCAGCCTGAGCCGGACGTATCAGACGTCGCTGCCGGCGGGGACGTACTGCGATGTGCAGAGCAGGACGACCGTGACGGTGAACTCCGGTGGGCAGTTCACCGCCACGCTCGGCGCCAACACGGCCCTCGCGATCTACGCCGGCAAGTCGAGCTGCTGA
- a CDS encoding solute symporter family protein, with amino-acid sequence MSVAVVTLFTVLLTAPQRDEISEFYLGNRDMSPLRNGLAMCGDYLSAATLLGSTGIVALTGYDGLLYLGGTVVAWMMALFMIAEPLRNSGKFTLGDNLALRLSQGQRSVRLALVLCTLVVCLLYLVAQLVGSIALLAQFIGTPSGTVRTMCVVVIGSMVVVYAAIGGMPGATVIQVVKAVMLVVGVGVTAILVLHHFSWNIDKLLSTAAGNSDLGDRFLGPGLRYGGTTTNKLDFFSLQLAIVLGLAALPHIMMRLLAPRTTRVLRGSVVWAVGLIGFVCLMAGVLGLGATAIVGRGEIAGVDPKGDAAVLLLGYELGGPILTALLSSLAFVTLLGVAGGLTLAGASSIAHDLYGEVIRKGKATQAEEVIVARLAAAAIGVMGMMLALLSWGTSTATLAFLAFAIAASAILPTIVYSLFWRRFTARGALLSLYGGLACSVLLVVFSPIVSSSPNSIYPDTDFAWFPLQNPGIVSIPAGFLLGWLGSVLSKPQEPQVFEEFEVRALVGADER; translated from the coding sequence ATGTCCGTCGCCGTGGTCACCCTGTTCACGGTGCTGCTGACGGCCCCGCAGCGGGACGAGATCAGCGAGTTCTACCTCGGCAACCGGGACATGTCGCCGTTGCGCAACGGGCTCGCCATGTGCGGTGACTACCTGTCGGCCGCGACGCTGCTGGGCAGTACCGGCATCGTCGCGCTGACCGGCTACGACGGTCTGCTCTATCTGGGCGGCACGGTGGTCGCCTGGATGATGGCGCTGTTCATGATCGCGGAACCGCTGCGCAACTCCGGCAAGTTCACGCTGGGCGACAACCTGGCGCTGCGGCTGTCGCAGGGACAGCGATCGGTCCGGCTGGCGCTCGTCCTGTGCACCCTGGTCGTCTGCCTGCTGTACCTGGTCGCCCAACTGGTGGGCAGCATCGCCCTGTTGGCGCAGTTCATCGGCACCCCGAGCGGGACGGTCCGCACCATGTGCGTGGTGGTCATCGGCTCCATGGTCGTCGTGTACGCGGCGATCGGCGGTATGCCGGGCGCCACGGTCATCCAGGTGGTCAAGGCCGTGATGCTGGTCGTCGGCGTGGGCGTCACCGCCATCCTGGTGCTCCACCACTTCAGCTGGAACATCGACAAGCTGCTGTCGACCGCCGCCGGCAACAGCGACCTGGGCGACCGCTTCCTCGGCCCCGGACTGCGATACGGCGGGACCACCACCAACAAGCTGGACTTCTTCAGCCTGCAACTGGCCATCGTGCTCGGTCTTGCCGCACTGCCGCACATCATGATGCGGCTGCTCGCCCCGCGCACCACGCGGGTGCTGCGCGGCTCGGTCGTATGGGCCGTGGGCCTGATCGGCTTCGTGTGTCTGATGGCGGGCGTGCTGGGCCTGGGCGCCACGGCGATCGTGGGCCGGGGGGAGATCGCGGGCGTCGACCCCAAGGGCGACGCCGCGGTGCTTCTGCTCGGGTACGAGCTCGGCGGCCCCATCCTCACCGCGCTCCTGTCCAGCCTGGCCTTCGTCACGCTGCTCGGAGTGGCCGGCGGACTCACCCTCGCCGGGGCCTCCTCGATCGCCCACGACCTCTACGGCGAGGTGATCCGCAAGGGGAAGGCGACGCAGGCGGAAGAGGTGATCGTCGCCCGGCTCGCCGCCGCCGCCATCGGTGTCATGGGCATGATGCTGGCGCTGCTGTCCTGGGGCACCAGCACCGCGACGCTGGCGTTCCTGGCCTTCGCGATCGCGGCGTCCGCCATTCTGCCGACGATCGTCTACAGCCTGTTCTGGCGGCGCTTCACCGCACGCGGCGCGCTGCTGAGCCTGTACGGCGGTCTGGCCTGCTCGGTGCTCCTGGTGGTGTTCTCCCCGATCGTCTCCTCCAGCCCCAACTCGATCTACCCCGATACCGACTTCGCCTGGTTCCCGCTGCAGAACCCCGGCATCGTGTCGATCCCGGCGGGCTTCCTGCTGGGCTGGCTCGGCTCCGTGCTGAGCAAGCCCCAGGAACCGCAGGTGTTCGAGGAGTTCGAGGTGCGCGCGCTGGTCGGCGCCGACGAGCGGTGA
- a CDS encoding DUF485 domain-containing protein, producing MRSAYRSFGIAATLVSVGGFLTYVLMSSFAAGLMNQSLIGHLTIGLTLGLGQFVLMGVTIWLYVRHMQRRIDPVTHRLRAQARHIASSGRRSRTW from the coding sequence ATGCGCAGCGCATACCGCTCCTTCGGCATAGCGGCGACGCTTGTCTCGGTGGGCGGATTCCTCACATATGTCCTGATGTCGAGTTTCGCCGCCGGCCTGATGAACCAGTCGCTGATCGGGCATCTGACGATCGGGCTGACGCTGGGCCTCGGCCAGTTCGTCCTCATGGGCGTGACGATCTGGCTCTACGTCCGGCACATGCAACGGCGGATCGACCCCGTCACCCATCGCCTGCGGGCCCAGGCGCGGCACATCGCCTCCTCGGGAAGGCGGTCCCGCACGTGGTGA
- the pulA gene encoding pullulanase-type alpha-1,6-glucosidase, whose translation MIPRWPAPRTRRTAHTRRVAAVTVAALAAALVQPLAARADTPPEPPSDAALAKSAARHDLTREQFYFVLPDRFANGDTGNDKGGLTGSRLSTGYDPTDKGFYQGGDLKGLTKKLDYIKGLGTTSLWMAPIFKNRPVQGTGTNASAGYHGYWITDFTQVDPHFGTNKDLETLISKAHAKGMKVFFDVITNHTADVVDYEEKSYDYLSKGAFPYLTKNGEPFDDADYADGTKGFPAVDEDSFPRTPQATKNTKVPSWLNDPTMYHNRGDSTFAGESSTHGDFSGLDDLWTERPEVVSGMEKIYQRWVRDFDIDGFRIDTVKHVNTEFWTQWATALDAYAKKQGRDDFFMFGEVYSADTDITSPYVTQGRLDSTLDFPFQEAARQYASQGGSAQQLASVFGDDYKYTTDKANAYEQVTFLGNHDMGRIGYFLNQDNPKATDAELLAKDRLANELMFLSRGNPVVYYGDEQGFTGSGGDKDARQSMFASTTADYLDDDQLGTDRTHGSDAYDPRAPLYRQISALAKLRKANPALTDGVQTERYAADGAGIYAISRTDTKTGTEYVVAFNNADAAKTATFATGSAGMTYKGIHGSDSSLTSDADKKLTVTVPAGSAVVLKAAGPLAKPASKPVITLDAPATGATGTVEIGAGVDGGQLNRVVFAAQVGNGKWQTLGSADHAPYKVTQTIGKDVPAGTALRYKAVVIDSAGRTASATAASTTGTPPAPETPTASSRDYAIVHYKRTDGDYANWGLYAWGDLADGESTTWPDSHPFIGRDAYGAFAYVKLKPGASGVGFLVIDKDGNKDVSADRTIDVTKTGEIWIEQGKEAVQTERPEYPAQDKTKAVLHYHRADGNYDGWGLHTWTGAANPTDWSNPLKPVKTDSYGAVFEVPLTEGATSLSYIIHKGDEKDLAADQSLDLRANGHEVWLLNGQEKYLLPQPAGSAAALDLTTSKAVWIDRNTVAWNGSEAAASTQLLYSRTGAITVEDGALTGDDQRWLRLAKSTLTDAQKAKFRHLKDYTAWSVDPRDRDRVREALRGQLVASQRAANGAVLAATGVQIAGVLDDLYSGATTADLGPTFDKGRPTLAVWAPTAQSVALELDGSLHRMHRDDTTGVWSVTGPKSWHNKPYRYVVKVWAPSVRKVVTNKVTDPYSLALTADSERSLVVDLADKSLAPGGWTSLKKPKAVPLKDAQIQELHIRDFSVEDRTAGHPGTYLAFTDKASDGSRHLKRLAGSGTSYVHLLPAFDIATIPEKRSDQARTDCDLASYPADSDEQQECVGKIAAKDAYNWGYDPFHYTVPEGSYATDPDGTGRTVEFRKMVKALNEDGLRVVMDVVYNHTAASGQAGTSVLDRIVPGYYQRLLADGSVANSTCCANTATENAMMGKLVVDSIVTWAKEYKVDGFRFDLMGHHPKANILAVRKALDALTLAKDGVDGKKIILYGEGWNFGEVADDARFTQATQQNMAGTGIATFSDRARDAVRGGGPFDEDPGVQGFASGLYTDPNTSQSNGSTQEQKARLLHYQDLIKVGLSGNLARYTFTDTSGTEVTGADVDYNGSPAGYADAPGDALAYADAHDNESLFDALAFKLPATTSAADRARMQVLAMATATLSQGPALSQAGTDLLRSKSLDRNSYDSGDWFNAVHWNCADGNGFGRGLPMAADNESKWPYAKPLLGTVEVGCEQIEGASTAYRDLLKIRTTEKAFSLDTAGQVQSALSFPLSGKDETPGVITMVLGDLVVVFNATPEEQEQRIEAAAGTGYRLHPVQATGGDPIAKSASFEQVSGTFAVPERTVAVFTRTS comes from the coding sequence GTGATACCGAGATGGCCGGCGCCCCGGACGCGCCGCACCGCGCACACTCGAAGGGTCGCCGCGGTCACCGTTGCCGCGCTGGCCGCAGCGCTCGTCCAGCCCCTCGCCGCCCGTGCTGACACCCCGCCTGAGCCGCCGTCGGACGCGGCGCTGGCGAAATCCGCGGCCCGCCACGACCTCACCCGCGAGCAGTTCTACTTCGTCCTGCCGGACCGCTTCGCCAACGGCGACACCGGCAACGACAAGGGCGGGCTGACCGGTTCGCGGCTCTCCACCGGCTACGACCCCACCGACAAGGGCTTCTACCAGGGCGGCGACCTCAAGGGCCTGACGAAGAAGCTCGACTACATCAAGGGCCTGGGCACCACCTCCCTCTGGATGGCCCCGATCTTCAAGAACCGGCCCGTCCAGGGCACCGGCACCAACGCCTCGGCCGGCTACCACGGTTACTGGATCACGGACTTCACCCAGGTCGACCCGCACTTCGGCACCAACAAGGACCTGGAGACCCTCATCTCCAAGGCCCACGCCAAGGGCATGAAGGTCTTCTTCGACGTCATCACCAACCACACCGCGGACGTCGTCGACTACGAGGAGAAGTCCTACGACTACCTCTCCAAGGGCGCCTTCCCGTACCTGACGAAGAACGGCGAACCCTTCGACGACGCGGACTACGCGGACGGCACGAAGGGCTTCCCGGCCGTCGACGAGGACTCCTTCCCCCGCACCCCCCAGGCCACGAAGAACACCAAGGTCCCTTCGTGGCTCAACGACCCGACGATGTACCACAACCGCGGTGACTCCACCTTCGCCGGCGAGAGTTCGACCCACGGTGACTTCTCCGGCCTCGACGACCTGTGGACCGAGCGTCCGGAGGTCGTCAGCGGCATGGAGAAGATCTACCAGCGCTGGGTCAGGGACTTCGACATCGACGGCTTCCGCATCGACACCGTGAAGCACGTCAACACGGAGTTCTGGACCCAGTGGGCCACGGCTCTCGACGCGTACGCGAAGAAGCAGGGCCGCGACGACTTCTTCATGTTCGGCGAGGTCTACTCGGCCGACACCGACATCACGTCGCCGTACGTCACCCAGGGCCGCCTCGACTCCACGCTCGACTTCCCCTTCCAGGAAGCGGCCCGCCAGTACGCCTCCCAGGGCGGCAGCGCGCAGCAGCTGGCTTCCGTCTTCGGCGACGACTACAAGTACACGACCGACAAGGCCAATGCGTACGAGCAGGTCACCTTCCTCGGCAACCACGACATGGGCCGCATCGGGTACTTCCTGAACCAGGACAACCCGAAGGCCACCGACGCCGAACTGCTCGCCAAGGACAGGCTCGCCAACGAGCTGATGTTCCTCAGCCGCGGCAACCCGGTCGTCTACTACGGCGACGAACAGGGCTTCACCGGCTCCGGCGGCGACAAGGACGCCCGCCAGTCGATGTTCGCGTCCACCACCGCCGACTACCTCGACGACGACCAGCTCGGCACCGACCGCACGCACGGGAGCGACGCCTACGACCCGAGAGCACCGCTCTACCGGCAGATCAGCGCTCTCGCCAAGCTCCGCAAGGCCAACCCGGCCCTCACGGACGGCGTCCAGACCGAGCGGTACGCGGCCGACGGCGCCGGGATCTACGCCATTTCCCGTACGGACACCAAGACCGGCACCGAGTACGTCGTCGCCTTCAACAACGCCGACGCGGCGAAGACGGCGACCTTCGCGACCGGTTCGGCCGGGATGACGTACAAGGGGATCCACGGCAGCGACTCCTCCCTGACCAGCGACGCCGACAAGAAGCTCACCGTCACCGTCCCCGCCGGTTCCGCCGTCGTCCTCAAGGCGGCCGGCCCCCTGGCCAAGCCCGCCTCGAAGCCGGTCATCACCCTGGACGCCCCGGCCACCGGCGCGACCGGCACGGTCGAGATCGGCGCCGGCGTCGACGGCGGACAGCTCAACCGTGTCGTCTTCGCCGCCCAGGTCGGCAACGGCAAGTGGCAGACGCTCGGCTCCGCCGACCACGCCCCGTACAAGGTCACCCAGACCATCGGCAAGGACGTACCGGCCGGAACCGCCTTGCGCTACAAGGCGGTTGTGATCGACTCGGCGGGCCGCACCGCGAGCGCCACAGCGGCCTCCACCACCGGCACCCCGCCCGCTCCCGAGACCCCCACCGCCTCCTCCCGCGACTACGCGATCGTCCACTACAAGCGCACCGACGGCGACTACGCGAACTGGGGCCTGTACGCCTGGGGCGACCTCGCCGACGGTGAGTCGACGACCTGGCCGGACAGCCATCCCTTCATCGGCCGGGACGCGTACGGCGCCTTCGCCTACGTCAAGCTGAAGCCGGGCGCCTCCGGTGTCGGCTTCCTGGTGATCGACAAGGACGGCAACAAGGACGTCTCCGCCGACCGGACCATCGACGTCACCAAGACCGGCGAGATCTGGATCGAGCAGGGCAAGGAGGCCGTACAGACCGAGCGGCCCGAGTACCCGGCGCAGGACAAGACCAAGGCCGTCCTGCACTACCACCGCGCCGACGGGAACTACGACGGCTGGGGCCTGCACACCTGGACGGGTGCCGCGAACCCCACCGACTGGTCGAACCCCCTGAAGCCGGTGAAGACTGATTCCTATGGCGCGGTCTTCGAGGTGCCGCTCACCGAGGGTGCCACCAGTCTCAGCTACATCATCCACAAGGGCGACGAGAAGGACCTCGCCGCCGACCAGTCGCTGGACCTCAGGGCGAACGGCCATGAGGTGTGGCTGTTGAACGGCCAGGAGAAGTACCTGCTCCCGCAGCCGGCCGGCTCCGCCGCCGCGCTCGACCTGACCACCTCCAAGGCGGTCTGGATCGACCGGAACACGGTCGCCTGGAACGGCTCCGAGGCTGCTGCCTCCACCCAGCTGCTGTACTCCCGCACCGGCGCGATCACCGTCGAGGACGGCGCCCTGACCGGCGACGACCAGCGCTGGCTCCGACTGGCCAAGTCCACCCTCACCGACGCCCAGAAGGCCAAGTTCCGGCACCTCAAGGACTACACCGCCTGGTCCGTCGACCCCCGCGACCGCGACCGGGTGCGCGAGGCCCTGCGCGGCCAGCTCGTCGCCTCCCAGCGGGCCGCGAACGGGGCTGTCCTGGCGGCGACCGGCGTCCAGATCGCCGGCGTCCTCGACGATCTCTACTCCGGCGCCACGACGGCCGACCTCGGCCCGACCTTCGACAAGGGCCGTCCCACGCTGGCCGTCTGGGCGCCGACCGCGCAGTCGGTCGCCCTCGAACTGGACGGCTCGCTCCACCGGATGCACCGCGACGACACGACCGGCGTGTGGTCCGTCACCGGCCCCAAGTCCTGGCACAACAAGCCCTATCGGTACGTCGTGAAGGTCTGGGCGCCCAGCGTCCGGAAGGTCGTCACCAACAAGGTCACCGACCCCTACTCACTCGCCCTCACCGCCGACTCCGAGCGCAGCCTCGTCGTCGACCTCGCCGACAAGTCCCTCGCCCCCGGCGGCTGGACGTCACTGAAGAAGCCGAAGGCCGTGCCGCTCAAGGACGCCCAGATCCAGGAGTTGCACATCCGCGACTTCTCGGTGGAGGACAGGACGGCCGGGCATCCCGGCACGTACCTCGCCTTCACCGACAAGGCGAGCGACGGCTCCCGGCACCTCAAGCGGCTGGCCGGGTCCGGGACGTCGTACGTCCATCTGTTGCCCGCCTTCGACATCGCCACCATCCCGGAGAAGCGATCCGACCAGGCGAGAACCGACTGCGACCTCGCCTCCTACCCGGCCGACTCCGACGAACAGCAGGAGTGCGTCGGGAAGATCGCCGCGAAGGACGCCTACAACTGGGGCTACGACCCCTTCCACTACACGGTCCCCGAGGGCTCGTACGCCACCGACCCGGACGGCACCGGCCGTACGGTCGAGTTCCGCAAGATGGTCAAGGCGCTGAACGAGGACGGCCTGCGGGTCGTCATGGACGTCGTCTACAACCACACGGCGGCGAGCGGCCAGGCGGGGACGAGCGTCCTCGACCGGATCGTGCCCGGCTACTACCAGCGGCTCCTCGCGGACGGCTCGGTCGCCAACAGCACCTGCTGCGCCAACACGGCCACCGAGAACGCGATGATGGGCAAGCTCGTCGTCGACTCGATCGTCACCTGGGCCAAGGAGTACAAGGTCGACGGCTTCCGCTTCGACCTGATGGGCCACCACCCGAAGGCCAACATCCTGGCGGTCCGCAAGGCTCTCGACGCGCTGACCCTCGCCAAGGACGGCGTCGACGGCAAGAAGATCATCCTGTACGGCGAGGGCTGGAACTTCGGCGAGGTCGCCGACGACGCGCGCTTCACGCAGGCCACGCAGCAGAACATGGCGGGGACCGGCATCGCGACCTTCTCCGACCGGGCGCGGGACGCCGTACGCGGCGGCGGGCCCTTCGACGAGGACCCCGGCGTCCAGGGCTTCGCGTCCGGGCTGTACACCGACCCCAACACCTCCCAGAGCAACGGGAGTACGCAGGAGCAGAAGGCCCGTCTGCTGCACTACCAGGACCTGATCAAGGTGGGGCTCAGCGGAAACCTCGCCCGGTACACCTTCACCGACACCAGCGGCACGGAGGTCACCGGCGCCGACGTCGACTACAACGGCTCGCCCGCCGGCTACGCGGACGCGCCCGGTGACGCCCTCGCCTACGCGGACGCGCACGACAACGAGTCCCTGTTCGACGCGCTGGCCTTCAAGCTGCCCGCCACGACCAGTGCGGCCGACCGGGCCCGGATGCAGGTCCTCGCCATGGCCACGGCCACCCTCTCGCAGGGCCCGGCGCTCTCCCAGGCGGGCACCGACCTGCTGCGCTCCAAGTCCCTGGACCGCAACTCGTACGACAGCGGCGACTGGTTCAACGCCGTCCACTGGAACTGCGCGGACGGCAACGGCTTCGGGCGCGGGCTGCCGATGGCGGCCGACAACGAGTCCAAGTGGCCGTACGCCAAACCCCTGTTGGGCACGGTGGAGGTCGGCTGCGAGCAGATCGAGGGGGCGTCGACGGCGTACCGCGATCTGCTGAAGATCCGTACGACCGAGAAGGCCTTCTCCCTCGACACCGCCGGCCAGGTGCAGTCGGCGCTCTCCTTCCCGCTGTCGGGGAAGGACGAGACGCCCGGCGTGATCACCATGGTGCTCGGTGATCTGGTCGTCGTGTTCAACGCGACGCCCGAGGAGCAGGAGCAGCGGATCGAGGCGGCGGCCGGGACCGGCTACCGGCTGCATCCGGTGCAGGCGACGGGGGGAGACCCTATCGCCAAGTCGGCCTCCTTCGAGCAGGTATCGGGCACCTTCGCCGTTCCGGAGCGGACCGTAGCCGTATTTACCCGGACTTCCTGA
- a CDS encoding fused response regulator/phosphatase yields the protein MDVNGKRTDTTVLVVDDVAASRYAMGAMLRRAGHQVVSVATGHAALVELDVRRRKGILPDVALIDVDLPDMSGFELCRRIKDRPHMAGLPVVHFSATAGSMEDRCRSLEVGGEAYVTVPAEPEEIDAVIRAAVRAARLRAGDQAQARRLMMLSETIVTIQAARSLQELADAAADGTARFTGSPAAVFVLGPDDELYRATSRDRTSLALPDEGAHRTVAALLRRLTRGQDGVRITTVPAPLWPAGFFRPGVQHDARLALNRTQDGKAAVCLAMPTRGMNRVNPADETLVARLAQATALAAEPLLMYQVERHVALTLQHSFLPQPHRLPKLPGIDVEVRYVPASRQTEIGGDFYAALSTADGMLAAVGDVVGHSLDAATVMVEIRHALRAYCVEESDPAVLAERLDRMLQHYHPEVTATVCLVLIDPGTGRTRIANAGHIPPLIIRDNDSADYAKASGPLLGVGLHHQPPTELILDPEDRLLMVTDGLIETRGIDLETSMEQLRAAAAGAPPGLDALCDTLLACFGHDHEDDIAMLALRLG from the coding sequence ATGGACGTCAACGGCAAGCGAACCGACACCACCGTGCTGGTCGTCGACGACGTGGCGGCCAGCCGGTACGCCATGGGCGCCATGCTGCGCCGCGCCGGTCACCAGGTCGTCTCGGTCGCCACCGGCCACGCGGCGCTCGTCGAACTGGACGTACGGCGGCGCAAGGGGATACTGCCCGATGTCGCCCTGATCGACGTGGACCTGCCGGACATGAGCGGCTTCGAACTGTGCCGCCGGATCAAGGACAGGCCGCACATGGCCGGCCTGCCCGTGGTGCACTTCTCGGCCACCGCCGGCTCCATGGAGGACCGCTGCCGGAGCCTCGAGGTGGGCGGGGAAGCGTATGTGACGGTGCCCGCCGAGCCCGAGGAGATCGACGCGGTGATCCGGGCCGCGGTGCGCGCGGCGCGGCTGCGGGCCGGCGACCAGGCGCAGGCCAGGCGGCTGATGATGCTGTCGGAGACGATCGTCACCATCCAGGCGGCCCGCTCCCTTCAGGAACTCGCCGACGCCGCCGCCGACGGCACCGCACGGTTCACCGGCTCGCCCGCCGCCGTCTTCGTCCTCGGCCCGGACGACGAGCTGTACCGCGCCACCTCCCGGGACCGCACCTCCCTCGCACTGCCGGACGAGGGCGCCCACCGGACCGTGGCCGCACTGCTGCGGCGGCTCACCCGGGGACAGGACGGCGTACGGATCACCACCGTCCCCGCGCCGCTGTGGCCCGCCGGGTTCTTCCGGCCCGGCGTGCAGCACGACGCCCGGCTGGCGCTGAACCGCACCCAGGACGGCAAGGCCGCGGTCTGCCTGGCCATGCCCACCCGCGGGATGAACAGGGTGAACCCGGCCGACGAGACCCTGGTGGCCCGGCTCGCCCAGGCCACCGCGCTCGCCGCCGAGCCGCTGCTGATGTACCAGGTCGAGCGGCATGTCGCCCTCACCCTCCAGCACAGCTTCCTGCCCCAGCCGCACCGGCTGCCCAAGCTGCCGGGCATCGACGTCGAGGTCCGCTATGTGCCCGCGTCCCGGCAGACCGAGATCGGCGGCGACTTCTACGCCGCACTGAGCACCGCGGACGGCATGCTGGCCGCCGTCGGCGATGTCGTCGGGCACTCGCTGGACGCGGCCACGGTCATGGTCGAGATCCGGCACGCGCTGCGCGCCTACTGCGTCGAGGAGAGCGACCCGGCCGTGCTCGCCGAGCGCCTCGACCGGATGCTCCAGCACTACCACCCCGAGGTCACGGCCACGGTCTGCCTGGTCCTGATCGACCCGGGCACCGGGCGCACCCGGATCGCCAACGCGGGCCACATCCCGCCGCTGATCATCCGGGACAACGACAGCGCCGACTACGCCAAGGCGTCCGGCCCGCTGCTCGGCGTGGGGCTGCACCACCAGCCCCCGACCGAGCTGATCCTCGACCCCGAGGACCGGCTCCTCATGGTCACCGACGGCCTGATCGAGACCCGGGGGATCGACCTGGAGACCTCGATGGAACAGCTCCGCGCGGCCGCCGCGGGTGCCCCGCCCGGCCTGGACGCCCTGTGCGACACCCTCCTGGCCTGCTTCGGTCACGACCACGAGGACGACATCGCCATGCTGGCGCTGCGGCTAGGGTGA
- a CDS encoding 5-carboxymethyl-2-hydroxymuconate Delta-isomerase: MPQITVDYSEQLADDFDRPGFAQALHTAVVEIAEAKPAACKTRFRRTEDTTVGADAEGHAVVHVALGLLAGRTDETKAQLTEAVLELVKRYVKPAEGLVLHASAEVRDLDPSYRKFES; this comes from the coding sequence ATGCCGCAGATCACCGTCGACTACTCGGAGCAGCTCGCGGACGACTTCGACCGCCCCGGTTTCGCTCAGGCGCTGCATACGGCCGTGGTCGAGATCGCGGAGGCCAAGCCTGCGGCGTGCAAGACGCGGTTCCGTCGTACGGAGGACACGACGGTCGGTGCGGACGCCGAGGGGCACGCGGTCGTCCATGTCGCCCTCGGTCTGCTCGCCGGGCGCACGGATGAGACGAAGGCTCAACTCACCGAAGCGGTACTGGAGTTGGTGAAGCGGTATGTGAAGCCTGCGGAGGGTTTGGTGCTGCATGCCTCCGCGGAGGTGCGTGACCTCGACCCGTCGTACCGGAAGTTCGAGAGTTAG